A segment of the Sulfitobacter sp. D7 genome:
ATCGTAGAACTGCCAGCTTGATCACCATGACAATCAGATAAAGGGCCATCGAACCCGGATAGTCGCTGCCTTTAAACGGAAAGAGGCGCGCCATTGCTGGCACGCCTCCTGAACTTTAGCCAATAGGGCTGGCTTACATCATGCCGCCCATGCCGCCCATGTCGGGCATGCCGCCGCCGGCGGGTGCGCCGTCTTTAGCAGGCTTGTCGGCGACCATCGCTTCGGTGGTGATCAGCAGACCAGCGATCGAAGCCGCGTCTTGCAATGCTGTACGCACCACTTTCGCCGGGTCGATGACGCCGAACTTGAACATGTCGCCATATTCTTCGGTCTGCGCGTTGAAGCCGAACTTCAGGTCGTCGCTTTCGCGGATTTTGCCGGCAACAACCGAACCGTCCACACCAGCGTTCTCAGCAATCTGACGCAGCGGTGCTTCCAGTGCTTTGCGCACGATGGAAATACCAACGTTTTGATCGTTGTTGTCGCCGGTCAGACCTTCGAGCTTTTTGCCCGCCTGAACCAGAGCAACACCACCGCCAACAACGATGCCTTCTTGAACAGCGGCACGTGTCGCGTTCAGGGCGTCGTCAACGCGGTCTTTGCGCTCTTTCACTTCGACTTCGGTCATGCCGCCGACGCGGATCACGGCAACACCGCCTGCCAGTTTGGCAACGCGCTCTTGCAGCTTCTCACGGTCGTAGTCGGAGGTGGTTTCTTCGATCTGGTTACGGATCTGAGCAACACGTGCTTCGATCTCGGCCTTCTCGCCTGCGCCATCAACGACAGTGGTCTCGTCTTTGGTGATCGCGACTTTCTTGGCAGAACCCAGCATGTCCATGGTCACGGACTCAAGCTTCATGCCGAGGTCTTCGGAGATCACCTGACCACCGGTCAGAACCGCGAGGTCTTGCAGCATCGCTTTGCGACGGTCACCGAAGCCCGGTGCCTTCACAGCAGCAATCTTCAGACCGCCGCGCAGTTTGTTCACGACGAGTGTCGCCAGGGCTTCGCCCTCAACGTCTTCGGCGATGATCAAAAGCGGCTTCTGCGACTGGATCACTTGCTCAAGCAGGGGAACCATCGGCTGAAGGCTCGACAGTTTCTTCTCGTGCAGCAGGATGATCGCGTCTTCCAGCTCGACAGTCATTTTGTCGGAGTTGGTAACGAAATAGGGGCTCAGGTAGCCGCGGTCGAACTGCATGCCTTCGACGACATCGGTCTCTGTTTCCAGACCTTTGTTCTCTTCGACGGTGATCACGCCTTCGTTGCCGACTTTCTGCATCGCGTCTGCGATCTGACGGCCGATCTCTTTTTCACCGTTGGCGGAGATTGTGCCAACCTGCGCGACTTCGTCGCTGTCGGATACGTCACGGGCAGCGGCTTTGATCGCTTCGACGACCTTGGCTGTTGCCAGATCGATACCGCGCTTCAGGTCCATCGGGTTCATGCCAGCGGCAACCGATTTCATGCCTTCTTTGACGATGGCTTGGGCCAGAACAGTCGCGGTGGTGGTGCCGTCGCCTGCTTCGTCGTTGGTCCGGGAAGCAACTTCCTTGACCATCTGTGCGCCCATGTTCTCGAACTTGTCTTCCAGTTCGATTTCCTTCGCCACGGATACACCGTCTTTGGTGATGCGCGGTGCGCCGAAGGATTTGTCCAGAACCACGTTCCGGCCTTTGGGGCCGAGTGTGACTTTCACCGCGTCGGCAAGGATGTTCACACCCTTGAGCATCCGGTTACGGGCATCGGTGTCAAATTTGACGTCCTTAGCAGCCATGTTGTCTTCTCCTAAAATCTTGGATTGATGTGAGCGTCTTCAGAGGGTCGGCAAGCCGGGTGGCTTACGCGATGATCCCCATGATGTCGCTTTCTTTCATCATCAGCATTTCTTCGCCGTCGACGGTGACCTCTGTGCCGGACCATTTGCCGAACAGGATTTTGTCGCCGGGTGCGACGGCCATTTCGATCAACTCGCCGTTGTCTTTACGTGCGCCGGTGCCCACGGCAACAACTTCACCCTCGGAAGGCTTTTCTTTGGCGGAATCAGGAATGATCAACCCGCCGGCGGTTTTTTCTTCGCTTTCGGTACGCTTTACCAGCACACGGTCATGAAGCGGTTTCAATGCCATCTTTGCAGCTCCTTAAGGCTCAAAGTTACTCTTCCAAGCCACCCCCTCCGGGCGAGGGGTGCAGCCGTTAGCACTCAACCCTTGTGAGTGATAACGATGCATAGCTAAGCAGCAGTCTGCGTTCTGTCAACAACGGCTTCGAAAAATTTTGCAGGGCCGGGAACTGTTAATCAGCACCCAAAACACGGTCCGCTGTGGCCACCGCTTCGGCCCCCGTTGGCGTTAGTCCGTATATGCCTTTGTCGACCTTTTCAAACCAACCGTAGTGGTCATCCCGCATCATGCGGGTTGCCGCCGAGACACCGGTTGCGCGGGCCACATGCGCGCCTTTGCTTGCGCCGGCTTCGAACAGATAGACCGCGATTTTCAACGCATCCTGACGGTAGGCGGTCACCAGCCCCGCGCGGGTCTGGCCGCCGTCGTTCGGATCCCCCTGCCGCCGGGCGAATTCGCGCAAAAGCATCGCCGCCCGTTTGGCATTCTTGCGCGGCGCATAGGGGCCGGGATCGCAATGCACCTCGACCAACCCATCCGACAGCCGCACGGTAATCAGCCCCAACCCCAGCCGCCGCGCCAGCGTGACGTTGTCCTTCACCGCCTTGGCAAAGCGTTTGCCCGGTTGCCGCGCAACGGCGAGGTAGACATCATCCGACACCTTCAGCCGCGCCAGACACTGATGGAACAGCGCCAGCGAAAAGCCGAGCTTCAGCTCAACCACCACCGGCGGCTCGGCCCCGCGCAGGGCCACCACATCTGCCGCGCCGACTTCGGCCTTCACCACATAGCCCTGATCCTCAAGGAAAGCCTTGATCGGCGGGTAAAGATCTGTTTCGCGCGGGTTGCTCATGGCGCGCAACTTGCCCCATCGCGCGGCGCTATGCAAAGGGGCCGCGCGGCCTTAGACTGACGCGATGACCCGCGACGAATTCAACGCCTTCTGCGCCGCCCTGCCTCAGACATCCCACGTCGTGCAATGGGGCAATGCTGACGTCTGGAAAGTCGGCGGCAAGGTCTTTGCGATCTGCGGCTGAGCCGAGGATGCGTCCGCCTTTACTTTCAAGGTGACTGAACTGGGGTTTGAGGTGCTCTCCGACAGCCCCGGCTTGCGGCCCGCGCCCTATCTGGCTTCGCGCGGGCTTAAGTGGATACAGCATTACGCCGCGCCGGGGCTGAGCGATGACAGCCTGCGCGACCACATCCGCGCCTCTTATGACATGATCGTCGCCGCGCTCTCCAAAAAGAAGCGCGCGGAACTGGGGCTTTAGCCGCTGGCGCGCAATGCCGCATTGCAGCAGGCGCAGGTGACAAGCCAATTGAACCTGTTATAAGGCCCGCAAATCCACCCGAACAGACAGGACCACCCCATGACAACGCTTGTTTTTGGCCATAAATCCCCCGACACCGACAGCACCGGCAGCCCGATCGTCTGGGCTTGGTATCTTAACGAGATTAAGGGCATCCCCGCCAAACCCGTTCTGCTGGGCGAGCCGAACACCGAAGCGCTGTTCATGCTCGACAAATGGAACCTCGATAAGCCGGAAATCCTGACCGCGCTTGAGGCCGACACCAAGGTTGTCATCGTCGACACCAACAACCCAGCCGAGCTGCCCGCCAACATCAACGAGGCCGACATCACCGGCATCATCGACCACCACCGTCTGGTGGCCGGGCTGGAAACACGCGGCCCGATTGAGATCAACATCCAGCCGCTTGCCTGCACGGCAACCATCATGTTCAAGATGATCGGCAAAGACTGGGCGCAAGCCCCGCGCGGCGTCAAAGCGGCTGCCTTGTCCTGCATCCTGTCTGACACGCTGGAATTCCGCAGCCCCACCACCACCCAAGAAGACCGCGCCATTGCCGAAGACATCGCGCAGGACTTGGGCGTCGACATCAGCGACTACGCTGCAGAGATGTTCGCCGCGAAATCCGACGTTTCGTCCTTCAGCGAGGCGGAACTGCTGCGCATGGACAGCAAGGAATTCGACCTCGATGGCACCAACCTGCGCGTGAGCGTGCTGGAAACCACCTCCCCCGCACCGCTGCTGGAGCGCAAGGACGCGCTGATGGCTGAGATGCCGAAAGTGGCCGAGGCCGACGGTGCCGCGCAGGTGCTCTTGTTCATCGTCGATATCCTGAAAGAAGAGGCGACGCTGCTGGTGCCCAACGACATGGTCAAACATATCGCCGAGCAGAGCTTTGGCGCTGAGGTCTCGGGCGACACGGTCGTGCTGCCCGGCGTGATGAGCCGCAAAAAGCAGATCATCCCCAACCTCAAGATGTAAGCCAATCGGGCGGGCCAAGTGCCCGCCCTCGCTTTTTGAAAGGCCGCCCCATGACCCGCATTATTTCTGCCCTGCCCGACGTATTCGATCAATATGACGCGCTGTTCGTCGACCTCTGGGGCTGCGTGCATGACGGGCGCAAAGCGCTGCCCGATGCGGTGGCGGCCTTGCAGGCCTATCGCAAGACCGGCGGCAAGGTCGTGCTGGTCACCAACTCCCCCCGTCCGCGCACGGGCGTGGAGAAACAGTTGCAGCAGTTTGGCGTGCCAGAAGACGCATGGGACAGCATCGCCACCTCCGGCGATTCCGCGCGCTCTGCCATGTTCCGCGGTGCGGTGGGCGAAAAGGTCTGGTTCATCGGCCACCCCGGCGAGCGCAAGTTTTTCGAGCCGCTGGCGATCCTCGAAAACCCGGTAAATGTAGAAACCGTTCCGCTGGCCGAGGCAGACGGCATCGTCTGCACCGGCCCGGTCGATCCGATGGCCGACCCCGAGATCATGCGCCCCGAGTTCGAACAGGCCATCGCCCGCGGCCTGAAACTGCTCTGCGCCAACCCCGATATCGTCGTGGACCGGGGCGAAGTGCGCGAATGGTGCGCCGGGGCACTGGCCGCACTCTATACCGAGATGGGCGGCGAGAGCCTCTATTTCGGCAAGCCGCATGGCCCGATCTACGATCTCGCCCGCCGTCGCCTTGCCGCCCTTGAGGTCGACATCCCCGACAATCGCATCCTCGCCATCGGTGACGGCATCCTGACGGACGTCAAAGGCGCGATGGACGAAGGCATCGATTCGCTGTTCATCACCGGAGGACTGGCCGCCGCGGAAACCGCGACCACCGAGCAACCCGACGAAGACAAGCTCCGCGCCTATCTCGATCGCGAAGCCTCGGCCCCGACCTATGCAATCGGATTCCTGCGCTAACTCAGAAAAGGGCTTGATTTTCTGCAGCTGCAAAGTAATAAAGTTGCATCTTGATGCGCGAACGCGCCACTTTGTTACCAAGGAGCCGTCATGTTGGACAATATGCCACGCGGGACGATCTGCATCGAAGACATCGAAATCGGGATGACACGCCATCTGCGTAAGGTCGTGACCGATACGGATATCGAGATGTTTGCGCAGGTCTCTACCGACCATAACCCAGTGCATCTGGATGACGATTACGCCCGCGACACGATCTTTGAAGGGCGCATTGCCCATGGGATGCTGACCGCCGGGCTGATCTCGGCGGTGATTGGTGAGCAGCTGCCCGGGCACGGCACGATTTACCTCGGGCAATCGCTCAAGTTCCTTGGCCCCGTGCGCCCCGGCGACATGGTGCTGGCCGAAGTCACCGTGACCGACATGGACATCGCCAAACGTCGCGTAAAAATGGACTGCCGCTGTTCGGTCGATGGCAAACCGGTGCTCGCCGGTGAGGCCACGGTGCTTGCCCCCTCGGCCAAGCTGGACTGAGGGGACGGTTTCGCGGCCTGAGCATCTTGCCCTTGCGCCGCCGCGCAGCTAGGCAAGGCACATGCGGATCATCCGAGATTATCAATTCGTCGACCTTGCAGATCGCGGTGCCACCGCTGCGATTGGCAATTTTGATGGCGTGCACCTTGGCCACCGGTCGGTGATCGAACTTGCACAGAGTGCCGCCCCCGATGCGCCCCTCGGCGTCGTCACCTTCGAGCCGCATCCCCGCGAATATTTCGCCCCCGATGCCCCGCCCTTCCGCCTGATGGGCCGCGAATCCCGCGCGCATCGGCTGGAAAAGATCGGCGTTAAGCGGCTCTATGAGCTGGCATTCAACAGCACACTGGCCAGCCTGAGCCCCGAGGCATTCGCCCGCGACGTGCTCCACGACGGGCTGGGGCTGGCGCATGTGGTTGTGGGCGCTGACTTCTGCTTTGGGAAGGGCCGCGCGGGCACGGCGGAAGATCTCGCCCGTTTCGGCGCGCAATATGGTTTCGGCGTCACCATCGCCCCGCTGATGGAGCGCGATGACCTCACCGTGTCCTCAACCGCGATCCGCGAAGCGCTGACCCGTGGTGAAACCCGCGAAGCGGCGGCGATGCTGGGTCACTGGCACCGCATCGACGGACCGGTGATCTCGGGCGAGCAGCGCGGGCGCGAGTTGGGCTTTCCTACCGCGAACATGTCGATTGACGGGCTGCACCCGCCTGCCTTTGGTGTCTATGCCGTGTTGGTGGATGTGCTCGCGGGGCCGCATAAGGGCGGCTATCACGGTGCGGCCAGCATTGGTGTGCGGCCCATGTTCGGTGAGAACAAAGCCAACCTGGAAACCTATCTCTTTGACTTCAAAGGTGATCTCTACGGCGCACCGCTTTCTGTCGGGCTGGTCGAACACCTGCGCGGCGAAGAAAAGTTTGACAGCCTCGACGCGCTGATCACCCAGATGGGGGCCGACTGCGACCGCGCTCGAACCATTCTGGCGGCGCTATGAGCGATCCGATACCCCGCAAGGGCCTGACCCCGAAATTCTGGGAGAAGAAGCCGCTCAAAGAGATGTCGCAGACCGAATGGGAGGCGCTCTGCGATGGCTGCGGTAAATGCTGCCTGAACAAGCTAGAAGACGAAGACAGCGGCGAAGTGGCCCTGACCCGCGTCGCCTGCCGCCTGCTTGATGATAGCACCTGCCGCTGTGTGCATTACGAAAACCGGCACGAGTTCGTGCCCGACTGCATCGTGCTGCGCCCCGATAACCTCGATACCCACGCCTATTGGATGCCCCAGACCTGCGCTTACCGCCTCCTGTGGGAGGGCAAGCCCCTGCCCGAATGGCACCCCCTGCTGACCGGCACTCCCGACAGCGTCCATGACGCCGGGGTCAGCGTGCAATTTGATACCGTATCCGAATTTGATACCCCGTTCGAAGAATGGGAAGACCATATTATCGAGGAGCCCACCTGATGTTTTTCGCCTCTGACAACGCTGGCCCCGTCCACCCCAAGGTGATGGAGCGCGTGATCGCGGCCAATAGCGACTACGCCATGCCCTACGGCAAAGACCCGATCATGGATGAGGTGCGCGCGCAGATTCGCGAACAGTTTGAGGCACCTGAGGCGGAGGTCTACCTCGTCGCCACCGGCACCGCGGCCAATGCGCTGGCGCTGGCCTGCTATACCCAGCCGTGGCAGACGATCTTTTGCTCCAAGGTCGCGCATATCGAAGAGGATGAGTGCAACGCGCCGGAGTTCTACGCAGGTGCGGCCAAGCTGACACTGGTAGAGACCGACGACAAGATGTCCCCCGACGCCCTGCGCCGCGCCATCGTCGCGCGGGCGGCGGGCGATGTGCACACGCCGCAACGCGGCCCGGTGTCGATCACGCAGGTGACGGAACGCGGCGGGGTGCATAGCCTTGAAGAATTGCAGGCGCTGACAGCGGTGGCCAAGGAATACGACCTGCCCGTGCATATGGACGGCGCGCGGTTTGCCAATGCGCTGGTGGCTCTGGGCTGCACCCCGGCTGAGATGACGTGGAGATCGGGCGTTGATGTGGTCAGCTTCGGCGGCACCAAGAACGGCTGCATGGGGGTCGAGGCGGTGGTCTTTTTCGACCCCAAAAAAGCATGGGAATTCGAGCTGCGCCGCAAGCGCGGGGCGCATCTGTTTTCCAAACACCGCTTTCTGTCGGCGCAGATGGCGGGCTACCTTGCGGATGGGGCTTGGCTGGAAACGGCCAAGACGGCCAACGCAAATGCGGCGCATCTGGCCCAAGGGCTGCGCAAAGCGGGGGCGGAATTCCTACATGAGCCTGCGGCAAACATGATCTTTGCCCGCTTCCCCCGCGCCATTCACCGCAAGTTGCATGACGCAGGCGCGCGCTATTACCTTTGGGATGGCACGCTGGACGGCGATGGTAACGAGATGCTGGCCGCGCGGATGGTCTGCGACTGGTCGATCAGCCGTGACCAGATCGACCAGTTCCTAAGCCACTTCTAAGCAGTCACGCCAGCGGCACGTCGTTCAGGAAATCGCGTATCGCTTCGGCGACTTCGGCGGGGTGCGTGATCGGCACCATATGCCCTGCCCCGTCGACTGAAACCCGCCGCGCGTTCGGCAGACGGCGCATCAGCGACGCATTGATCGCATGCGCCGCTTTGGGCGACCCGCTCCCCTCCACCAGCAGTGCGGGCATTGACGCGCGGTCGAACATGCCCGGCGCCAGCAACCCGGCGCTGTCCTCTCCGAGGAAGGGCGAAGAGGCGGGGATGAAACCGATCCGATCCACCATATAGGCGCGGGTCGGTTCGGGAATTTGGTCCCATTTCGTGCCATCGCCCCAGACCCGGTTGAACAGCCGTGCAGCGGTCTCCTTGTCGCCCTCGGCCAAGGCGGCCTCAAATGCCGCGTTCTGTTCATTGTATTCAGCCATCGCGTCAGGATCGTCCTGCTTGGCAGCGGCGAAATACACTGGCTCAATCAGGGTAATGCTGCGCACCAATTCGGGGTGCTCGATCGCCAGCCGCAGCGCGACCGTCGCACCAAAGGAATGGCCAATCAGATCCATCGGCGCTTCGAGCAAGCTGAGCGCCATGTCGGTTGCTACGTCGTGGATATTGCCCTGCCCGTCCCAATCGCCGGACCGCCCGTGCATCGGCAGATCGAAGGCCCGCAGGGTCAGCTCGTCCGATAGGGCAGCCCCAACGCCCCGCCACGCACCGGAGTGCGCAAGCGAGCAATGGATCGCCAAGGCCGGGCGCGGGCCGTGACCGAAACGGCGCGCGTTGACCTCTGGGATCACAGCTTGCCCCCGAGGTGCAGATCAAGGTCTTCCAAACGGTCCTGTCCCCAGAACCGCTGA
Coding sequences within it:
- a CDS encoding MaoC family dehydratase, translated to MLDNMPRGTICIEDIEIGMTRHLRKVVTDTDIEMFAQVSTDHNPVHLDDDYARDTIFEGRIAHGMLTAGLISAVIGEQLPGHGTIYLGQSLKFLGPVRPGDMVLAEVTVTDMDIAKRRVKMDCRCSVDGKPVLAGEATVLAPSAKLD
- a CDS encoding alpha/beta fold hydrolase; the protein is MIPEVNARRFGHGPRPALAIHCSLAHSGAWRGVGAALSDELTLRAFDLPMHGRSGDWDGQGNIHDVATDMALSLLEAPMDLIGHSFGATVALRLAIEHPELVRSITLIEPVYFAAAKQDDPDAMAEYNEQNAAFEAALAEGDKETAARLFNRVWGDGTKWDQIPEPTRAYMVDRIGFIPASSPFLGEDSAGLLAPGMFDRASMPALLVEGSGSPKAAHAINASLMRRLPNARRVSVDGAGHMVPITHPAEVAEAIRDFLNDVPLA
- a CDS encoding bifunctional riboflavin kinase/FAD synthetase, giving the protein MRIIRDYQFVDLADRGATAAIGNFDGVHLGHRSVIELAQSAAPDAPLGVVTFEPHPREYFAPDAPPFRLMGRESRAHRLEKIGVKRLYELAFNSTLASLSPEAFARDVLHDGLGLAHVVVGADFCFGKGRAGTAEDLARFGAQYGFGVTIAPLMERDDLTVSSTAIREALTRGETREAAAMLGHWHRIDGPVISGEQRGRELGFPTANMSIDGLHPPAFGVYAVLVDVLAGPHKGGYHGAASIGVRPMFGENKANLETYLFDFKGDLYGAPLSVGLVEHLRGEEKFDSLDALITQMGADCDRARTILAAL
- a CDS encoding DUF2161 domain-containing phosphodiesterase gives rise to the protein MSNPRETDLYPPIKAFLEDQGYVVKAEVGAADVVALRGAEPPVVVELKLGFSLALFHQCLARLKVSDDVYLAVARQPGKRFAKAVKDNVTLARRLGLGLITVRLSDGLVEVHCDPGPYAPRKNAKRAAMLLREFARRQGDPNDGGQTRAGLVTAYRQDALKIAVYLFEAGASKGAHVARATGVSAATRMMRDDHYGWFEKVDKGIYGLTPTGAEAVATADRVLGAD
- a CDS encoding TIGR01459 family HAD-type hydrolase encodes the protein MTRIISALPDVFDQYDALFVDLWGCVHDGRKALPDAVAALQAYRKTGGKVVLVTNSPRPRTGVEKQLQQFGVPEDAWDSIATSGDSARSAMFRGAVGEKVWFIGHPGERKFFEPLAILENPVNVETVPLAEADGIVCTGPVDPMADPEIMRPEFEQAIARGLKLLCANPDIVVDRGEVREWCAGALAALYTEMGGESLYFGKPHGPIYDLARRRLAALEVDIPDNRILAIGDGILTDVKGAMDEGIDSLFITGGLAAAETATTEQPDEDKLRAYLDREASAPTYAIGFLR
- the groES gene encoding co-chaperone GroES encodes the protein MALKPLHDRVLVKRTESEEKTAGGLIIPDSAKEKPSEGEVVAVGTGARKDNGELIEMAVAPGDKILFGKWSGTEVTVDGEEMLMMKESDIMGIIA
- a CDS encoding threonine aldolase family protein, translating into MFFASDNAGPVHPKVMERVIAANSDYAMPYGKDPIMDEVRAQIREQFEAPEAEVYLVATGTAANALALACYTQPWQTIFCSKVAHIEEDECNAPEFYAGAAKLTLVETDDKMSPDALRRAIVARAAGDVHTPQRGPVSITQVTERGGVHSLEELQALTAVAKEYDLPVHMDGARFANALVALGCTPAEMTWRSGVDVVSFGGTKNGCMGVEAVVFFDPKKAWEFELRRKRGAHLFSKHRFLSAQMAGYLADGAWLETAKTANANAAHLAQGLRKAGAEFLHEPAANMIFARFPRAIHRKLHDAGARYYLWDGTLDGDGNEMLAARMVCDWSISRDQIDQFLSHF
- the groL gene encoding chaperonin GroEL (60 kDa chaperone family; promotes refolding of misfolded polypeptides especially under stressful conditions; forms two stacked rings of heptamers to form a barrel-shaped 14mer; ends can be capped by GroES; misfolded proteins enter the barrel where they are refolded when GroES binds), whose translation is MAAKDVKFDTDARNRMLKGVNILADAVKVTLGPKGRNVVLDKSFGAPRITKDGVSVAKEIELEDKFENMGAQMVKEVASRTNDEAGDGTTTATVLAQAIVKEGMKSVAAGMNPMDLKRGIDLATAKVVEAIKAAARDVSDSDEVAQVGTISANGEKEIGRQIADAMQKVGNEGVITVEENKGLETETDVVEGMQFDRGYLSPYFVTNSDKMTVELEDAIILLHEKKLSSLQPMVPLLEQVIQSQKPLLIIAEDVEGEALATLVVNKLRGGLKIAAVKAPGFGDRRKAMLQDLAVLTGGQVISEDLGMKLESVTMDMLGSAKKVAITKDETTVVDGAGEKAEIEARVAQIRNQIEETTSDYDREKLQERVAKLAGGVAVIRVGGMTEVEVKERKDRVDDALNATRAAVQEGIVVGGGVALVQAGKKLEGLTGDNNDQNVGISIVRKALEAPLRQIAENAGVDGSVVAGKIRESDDLKFGFNAQTEEYGDMFKFGVIDPAKVVRTALQDAASIAGLLITTEAMVADKPAKDGAPAGGGMPDMGGMGGMM
- a CDS encoding manganese-dependent inorganic pyrophosphatase, whose amino-acid sequence is MTTLVFGHKSPDTDSTGSPIVWAWYLNEIKGIPAKPVLLGEPNTEALFMLDKWNLDKPEILTALEADTKVVIVDTNNPAELPANINEADITGIIDHHRLVAGLETRGPIEINIQPLACTATIMFKMIGKDWAQAPRGVKAAALSCILSDTLEFRSPTTTQEDRAIAEDIAQDLGVDISDYAAEMFAAKSDVSSFSEAELLRMDSKEFDLDGTNLRVSVLETTSPAPLLERKDALMAEMPKVAEADGAAQVLLFIVDILKEEATLLVPNDMVKHIAEQSFGAEVSGDTVVLPGVMSRKKQIIPNLKM
- a CDS encoding YcgN family cysteine cluster protein; translation: MSDPIPRKGLTPKFWEKKPLKEMSQTEWEALCDGCGKCCLNKLEDEDSGEVALTRVACRLLDDSTCRCVHYENRHEFVPDCIVLRPDNLDTHAYWMPQTCAYRLLWEGKPLPEWHPLLTGTPDSVHDAGVSVQFDTVSEFDTPFEEWEDHIIEEPT